In Leptospira harrisiae, a genomic segment contains:
- the leuS gene encoding leucine--tRNA ligase yields the protein MNYPFQDIEQKWQKHWDDHQTFRTNAHSTKPKYYCLDMFPYPSGAGLHVGHPEGYTATDIISRLKRMEGFEVLHPMGWDAFGLPAERYAMTTGIHPRTTTKNNIDTFRRQIKSLGLSYDWEREISTTHPDYYRWTQWIFLQIYNSYFDRKLNKALPIVDLINTLESEGSGFFEGKELPKGIQFSAADWKSKSRKEKEDILSHFRLVYEANIPVNWCEALGTVLANEEVEEWTSKGYSVERKPMRQYMMRITSYAERLLNDLSLCEWPTSTLEMQRNWIGKSEGLELSFPVPSLSKDINVYTTRPDTIFGATYLVLAPEHPLVADLTTAEQKSAVEKYQKDCSLKSDLERTELNKDKTGVFTGSYASLPTDPSVKVPIYISDYVLISYGTGAIMAVPAHDQRDYDFAVKFQLPIKQVIDGKMEPNLAFDSKDSVCINSSSAEVKLDGKSYKDAFQTMSTWAEGKGIGRKKIQFKLRDWLFARQRYWGEPIPLVHFADGTPKALSDSELPLVLPDLEEFKPSGTGESPLALAKDWLVYTDPVTGEVGKRETNTMPQWAGSCYYYLRYIDPRNNDKLIDPELEKAWMPVEVYVGGAEHAVLHLLYSRFWHKILFDLGHVSSPEPFQKLVHQGLILGEDKGKMSKSRGNVVNPDDVVLEFGADTLRLFEMFMGPFEMSKPWSKNGVDGVFRFLNRVWRLFHSGENESFFVEDIEPNEAELKTLHRTIKKVKDDIDSFSFNTAVSQMMIFVNEFTSNPRKPKKVFEPFVLALSPFAPHLAEELWAKLGHKESLAYHPYPKWEEKYLVDANITIVVQVNGKMRGEFLAPRDIEEKEVLNLAKAVEKAKPFWEGKEIKKEIYVKGKLVNIVVAG from the coding sequence ATGAATTATCCATTCCAAGATATTGAACAAAAATGGCAAAAACACTGGGACGACCACCAGACCTTTCGCACAAACGCACACTCAACCAAACCTAAATACTATTGTTTAGACATGTTTCCCTACCCAAGTGGCGCTGGCCTTCACGTAGGCCACCCAGAGGGATACACTGCCACCGACATCATTTCACGACTCAAAAGAATGGAAGGATTTGAAGTCCTTCATCCCATGGGATGGGACGCATTTGGTTTACCCGCAGAACGATATGCGATGACCACAGGGATCCACCCTCGCACCACAACTAAGAACAATATTGATACCTTTCGTCGCCAAATCAAAAGCCTTGGGCTTTCTTACGATTGGGAAAGAGAAATCTCTACTACACATCCAGACTATTACCGTTGGACCCAGTGGATTTTTTTGCAAATTTACAATTCCTATTTTGACAGAAAGTTAAACAAAGCACTCCCGATTGTTGACCTCATCAATACTTTGGAATCAGAAGGTTCTGGTTTTTTTGAAGGAAAAGAACTCCCGAAAGGAATTCAGTTCTCAGCCGCAGATTGGAAGTCCAAATCTCGCAAAGAAAAAGAAGATATTTTATCCCACTTCCGCTTGGTGTATGAGGCCAATATCCCAGTCAACTGGTGTGAAGCCCTCGGAACCGTTCTTGCCAACGAAGAAGTGGAAGAATGGACTTCCAAAGGGTATTCTGTAGAAAGAAAACCCATGCGCCAATACATGATGCGCATCACTTCCTACGCCGAACGTCTATTAAATGATCTTTCTCTATGTGAATGGCCGACTTCCACTTTGGAAATGCAAAGAAATTGGATTGGTAAATCCGAAGGATTGGAACTTAGTTTCCCTGTTCCTTCTCTATCCAAAGACATCAATGTTTATACAACAAGACCTGATACGATTTTTGGTGCCACTTACCTTGTCCTTGCTCCAGAACATCCACTTGTGGCAGACCTTACCACGGCAGAACAAAAATCTGCGGTTGAAAAATACCAAAAAGATTGTTCTTTAAAAAGTGATTTAGAAAGAACCGAACTGAATAAAGATAAAACCGGTGTTTTTACAGGATCTTATGCGAGTTTGCCTACGGATCCATCTGTAAAAGTTCCAATTTATATTTCCGATTATGTTTTAATCTCTTATGGAACTGGTGCCATTATGGCCGTTCCTGCCCATGACCAAAGAGACTATGATTTTGCTGTGAAGTTCCAACTTCCTATCAAACAAGTCATCGACGGAAAAATGGAACCAAACCTGGCTTTTGATTCAAAAGATTCTGTTTGTATTAACTCTTCTTCCGCAGAAGTTAAGTTAGATGGTAAATCTTACAAAGATGCCTTCCAAACCATGTCCACTTGGGCCGAAGGAAAGGGAATTGGTCGTAAAAAAATCCAATTCAAACTCAGAGATTGGCTTTTTGCAAGACAAAGGTATTGGGGAGAACCCATTCCCCTTGTTCACTTTGCTGATGGAACTCCGAAAGCCCTTTCTGATTCAGAACTTCCTTTAGTACTACCTGACTTAGAAGAATTCAAACCTTCGGGAACTGGTGAATCTCCTCTTGCCTTAGCAAAGGATTGGCTTGTTTATACGGATCCAGTAACAGGCGAAGTTGGAAAAAGAGAAACCAATACCATGCCGCAGTGGGCTGGGTCTTGTTATTATTATCTCCGTTATATCGATCCAAGAAACAACGACAAACTCATTGATCCAGAACTCGAAAAAGCTTGGATGCCAGTGGAAGTATATGTTGGTGGGGCAGAACATGCCGTATTACACTTGTTATACTCCAGATTCTGGCATAAAATTCTTTTTGATTTGGGACATGTTTCTTCTCCAGAACCTTTCCAAAAATTGGTCCACCAAGGACTCATTCTTGGTGAAGACAAAGGAAAAATGTCCAAGTCTCGTGGAAACGTCGTTAATCCTGATGATGTGGTTTTAGAATTTGGTGCCGACACACTTCGTCTTTTTGAAATGTTTATGGGTCCGTTTGAGATGTCCAAACCTTGGAGTAAAAACGGTGTGGATGGAGTCTTTCGATTTTTAAATCGAGTTTGGAGGCTGTTTCATTCCGGTGAAAATGAATCCTTCTTTGTCGAAGATATCGAACCAAATGAAGCAGAGCTCAAAACCCTTCATCGTACGATTAAAAAAGTAAAAGACGATATCGATAGTTTTTCATTCAACACAGCTGTCTCTCAAATGATGATCTTTGTAAATGAATTCACAAGTAATCCTAGAAAACCAAAAAAAGTTTTTGAACCTTTTGTTCTCGCACTTTCTCCTTTTGCACCACATTTAGCAGAAGAACTTTGGGCCAAACTTGGTCATAAAGAATCACTTGCTTACCATCCTTATCCGAAATGGGAAGAGAAGTATTTGGTAGATGCCAATATTACCATTGTGGTGCAAGTGAATGGGAAGATGCGAGGAGAGTTCCTTGCTCCTCGCGACATAGAAGAAAAAGAAGTATTGAATCTCGCCAAAGCCGTGGAAAAAGCAAAACCATTCTGGGAAGGCAAAGAAATCAAAAAAGAAATTTATGTGAAAGGCAAACTTGTCAATATCGTAGTGGCTGGGTGA